A region from the Saccharomonospora azurea NA-128 genome encodes:
- a CDS encoding polymorphic toxin-type HINT domain-containing protein: protein MKPVEEVEVGDRVWATDSETGEEGPRTVVATITSSGIKELVEVTVDVDGADGDRTARVVATAEHPFWVDDQGRWVNADALKPGNDLRSADGDQFQVLSLESRTESRRVHNLTINGVHTYYAVASDVGVLAHNSSGPCDWKSEFRDLEKGNNQHVREVPTVQEMRESFEKWTAGAERMPARGSKIPDVFKLQDGTIMQWRTSSRSGGPTIDIIPPSGKSWKVHLSNE from the coding sequence GTGAAGCCGGTCGAGGAGGTTGAGGTCGGGGACCGGGTGTGGGCGACCGATTCGGAGACCGGCGAGGAGGGGCCGCGTACGGTCGTGGCGACCATCACCAGCTCCGGTATCAAGGAGCTGGTCGAGGTCACGGTGGACGTCGACGGTGCGGACGGTGACAGGACCGCCAGGGTGGTGGCCACGGCTGAGCACCCGTTCTGGGTCGACGACCAAGGCCGCTGGGTCAACGCCGACGCACTCAAACCCGGCAACGACCTGCGGAGCGCAGACGGCGACCAGTTTCAAGTTCTGAGCCTGGAAAGCCGCACCGAAAGCCGCCGAGTTCACAACCTCACCATTAACGGTGTTCACACCTACTATGCGGTGGCAAGCGATGTAGGTGTTCTTGCGCACAACTCAAGTGGACCCTGCGATTGGAAGTCAGAGTTCCGTGATCTTGAGAAAGGAAATAACCAGCACGTAAGGGAAGTGCCTACAGTGCAGGAGATGCGAGAAAGTTTCGAGAAGTGGACCGCTGGAGCTGAAAGGATGCCTGCGCGTGGTAGTAAAATCCCTGACGTGTTCAAGCTACAGGATGGCACTATAATGCAGTGGAGAACAAGTTCCCGTTCCGGTGGTCCCACGATCGATATTATCCCGCCGAGCGGAAAGTCGTGGAAGGTGCATCTATCAAATGAATGA
- a CDS encoding CPCC family cysteine-rich protein, whose translation MIGCRSGVASGSETRQKETGLRVNRTAEPHRACCGCEVHDEPPDSHPICPVCHWEGDLVQLRWPPLRDGAHEVAFYRSPMNPFHP comes from the coding sequence ATGATTGGATGCCGCTCGGGGGTAGCTTCTGGATCAGAAACACGCCAGAAGGAGACCGGGTTGCGCGTCAATCGGACTGCTGAACCTCACCGTGCATGCTGTGGATGCGAGGTACACGACGAGCCTCCGGATTCGCATCCGATTTGCCCTGTGTGTCACTGGGAGGGTGATCTGGTACAGCTTCGTTGGCCTCCCCTTCGAGACGGTGCTCATGAAGTAGCCTTTTATAGAAGCCCAATGAACCCATTCCATCCATAG
- a CDS encoding polymorphic toxin-type HINT domain-containing protein, whose product MTWLLGDHQGTSQFAVDAQSMQVTRRWQLPFGGRRGPEVEFPGEKGFVGGTIDDSAGFVTLGARQYAPELGRFLSVDPLMDPTDPQQMHGYTYSNNSPITYSDPSGLFLEWFTKVVSSAVKVAKRYFQRPQWSGGGYSTGQNTRTAGHSQPGGGGSASGGCTPVRHGSGVACREELGPRWDSLPDLSTLGHFLLDGLGLIPGLGNLADSLNCGWYGAEGDVTNAAFSCGAAAPLAGIAATFTKWFRKGADAAGDVAGAGRRSGGGPPGCSSFVPGTGVLLADGRVKPVEEVEVGDRVWATDPETGEEGPRTVVATITSSGIKELVEVTVDVDGADGDKTARVVATAEHPFWVDDQGRWVNADALTPGNDLRSADGERVEVLSTERRTESHRVHNLTINGVHTYYVVTDTKPVLVHNSNCINWAANSVKTWGHTFSRHGEGAKNLKKLQDRARGTGKDQGQWLDNGAAAEFLRGVHNMDSKPFIVDIPEGLGQVIKPDGSIVTAQRALIVSGKNGLFKTAYPYLGAP is encoded by the coding sequence GTGACGTGGTTGCTGGGTGATCACCAGGGCACTTCCCAGTTCGCGGTGGACGCGCAGTCGATGCAGGTGACGCGGCGTTGGCAGCTGCCGTTCGGTGGTCGGCGTGGTCCGGAGGTGGAGTTCCCAGGGGAGAAGGGGTTCGTCGGCGGGACGATCGACGACTCGGCCGGCTTCGTGACGCTGGGGGCGCGGCAGTACGCCCCGGAGCTGGGGCGGTTTCTGTCGGTGGATCCGTTGATGGATCCTACCGATCCGCAGCAGATGCACGGCTACACCTACTCGAACAACAGCCCGATCACCTATTCGGACCCATCGGGGTTGTTCCTCGAATGGTTCACGAAGGTGGTCTCGAGTGCCGTCAAGGTCGCCAAACGGTATTTCCAGCGGCCCCAGTGGTCCGGTGGCGGCTACTCGACCGGGCAGAACACGCGCACGGCGGGTCACAGTCAGCCGGGTGGTGGCGGCAGTGCGTCGGGAGGATGTACCCCTGTCAGACATGGTTCTGGGGTCGCGTGCCGGGAAGAGCTCGGTCCTCGTTGGGATAGCTTGCCCGATTTGTCTACGCTCGGGCATTTCCTTCTCGATGGCTTGGGGCTGATTCCGGGGTTGGGGAACTTGGCAGACAGCCTGAACTGTGGGTGGTATGGCGCGGAGGGGGATGTTACGAACGCGGCGTTCTCGTGTGGGGCGGCGGCGCCGTTGGCTGGTATTGCTGCCACGTTCACGAAGTGGTTCCGCAAGGGTGCGGATGCTGCCGGGGACGTCGCGGGCGCGGGTCGTCGGAGTGGTGGTGGTCCGCCGGGGTGCAGCAGTTTTGTGCCTGGTACTGGTGTGTTGTTGGCCGATGGCCGGGTGAAGCCGGTCGAGGAGGTTGAGGTCGGGGACCGGGTGTGGGCGACCGATCCGGAGACCGGCGAGGAGGGGCCGCGTACGGTCGTGGCGACCATCACCAGCTCCGGGATCAAGGAGCTGGTCGAGGTCACGGTGGACGTCGACGGTGCGGACGGTGACAAGACCGCCAGGGTGGTGGCCACGGCCGAACATCCGTTCTGGGTCGACGACCAAGGCCGCTGGGTCAACGCCGACGCACTCACACCCGGCAACGACCTGCGGAGCGCAGACGGCGAGCGGGTCGAAGTCCTCAGCACCGAACGCCGGACTGAGAGCCACCGAGTCCACAACCTCACCATCAACGGTGTTCACACGTATTATGTGGTGACAGATACCAAGCCGGTCTTGGTTCACAACAGTAACTGCATCAACTGGGCCGCTAATAGCGTCAAGACATGGGGGCACACCTTCAGTCGGCATGGCGAAGGGGCGAAGAACCTCAAAAAATTACAAGATCGGGCACGCGGCACCGGGAAAGATCAGGGTCAGTGGCTTGATAATGGCGCAGCAGCAGAGTTCTTGCGAGGTGTGCACAACATGGATTCTAAGCCGTTCATCGTTGATATACCCGAGGGTTTGGGTCAAGTGATCAAGCCGGACGGTAGCATTGTGACTGCCCAGCGTGCGCTTATTGTGTCAGGCAAAAACGGTCTTTTCAAGACGGCTTATCCATATCTTGGGGCGCCGTGA
- a CDS encoding dihydrofolate reductase family protein translates to MAVIASLSISLDGFYTGPRPSPENPMGDGGAALHGWFAHDVADRNQLTSDDILRPELERTGALVMGRDSYEHAQVAWGPHPPFEMPIFVLTHYSRPDDIREGSSFHFITDGFEAAVQQATAAADGKDVGLHGGGAIRQGIRAGLLDELQLHLVPVLLGQGRRLFEDLRCEFGIVRVAEGPGATHLKYQVMQP, encoded by the coding sequence ATGGCCGTGATCGCGAGTTTGAGCATCTCGCTCGATGGGTTCTACACGGGTCCGCGCCCGAGCCCAGAGAACCCGATGGGTGATGGTGGCGCGGCCTTACATGGGTGGTTCGCCCACGATGTCGCCGACCGGAACCAGCTCACCTCGGACGACATCCTGCGTCCGGAGTTGGAGCGCACCGGCGCCCTGGTCATGGGCAGAGACAGCTACGAACACGCCCAGGTCGCCTGGGGGCCGCACCCGCCGTTCGAAATGCCCATTTTCGTCCTCACCCACTACTCGCGTCCCGACGACATCCGCGAGGGTTCCTCGTTCCACTTCATCACCGACGGATTCGAAGCAGCAGTACAGCAAGCAACCGCCGCCGCGGACGGCAAAGACGTCGGGCTGCACGGCGGCGGAGCGATTCGACAGGGGATACGCGCCGGCCTCCTCGACGAACTGCAGCTACACCTCGTCCCGGTACTCCTCGGGCAAGGCCGCCGGCTCTTCGAAGACCTTCGGTGTGAGTTCGGCATCGTGCGTGTCGCGGAAGGACCCGGGGCGACCCACCTCAAATACCAGGTGATGCAGCCGTGA
- a CDS encoding Hint domain-containing protein, with translation MPGTGVLLADGRVKPVEEVEVGDRVWATDSETGEEGPRTVVATITSSGIKELVEVTVDVDGADGDKTARVVATAEHPF, from the coding sequence GTGCCTGGTACGGGTGTGTTGTTGGCCGATGGCCGGGTGAAGCCGGTCGAGGAGGTTGAGGTCGGGGACCGGGTGTGGGCGACCGATTCGGAGACCGGCGAGGAGGGTCCGCGTACGGTCGTGGCGACCATCACCAGCTCCGGTATCAAGGAGCTGGTCGAGGTCACGGTGGACGTCGACGGTGCGGACGGTGACAAGACCGCCAGGGTGGTGGCCACGGCTGAGCACCCGTTCT
- a CDS encoding SpvB/TcaC N-terminal domain-containing protein, protein MAAGLLAAVESPPGAQAAGGPSVPLPSTPSVPVSPLSMQQRGQDEVRRDALHGDQPDGGSGGDLAGGGTFTETSLTPSATWAVSAQTGTFTWSYPMRVPPAPGGLAPEVSLSYSSAAVDGLTSATNTQAGWAGDGWAMWPGFVERAYTSCATDLPGEPEDNPADLCWDSDNATVSINGTATRLVKDSDTGEWRPEHDDGSRVQRLTGTDNADNNGEYWKITTVDGTQYFYGSRSGADSTWTVPVFGDDSGEPCHAAEFKDSFCDQAYRWNLDKVVDTNGNVIHYEYETATNKYGRNENEEPTEYVRDGWLERIDYGLREGENTSPTGRVVFTVADRCVPGSTCTREKEENWPDVPWHLECDGTTCEDYQQAPTFWSTKRLAKITTQVRDGDGYRAVDSWTLRHEFPDPGDGEKPTLWLAAVRHTGHVGDDDIQLPEVTFEGVAKPNRVHGIDGHAALIRYRMNAIVSEAGGVISIDYAEPDCTAESKPAKPETNTRRCFPVTWSAPYSAERTDYFHKYVVASVSSHDRIASSVPQVVRYEYLDGAAWHYTTSELVDEEDKTWNEFRGFERVRIRQGSGDDGPVTLTEERYFRGMDGDEIPGGSRSVTVEDSEGGKHTDHDWLAGSLLESTTYSRDGGEPITKVITEPTWQGPTATRGMLKAYLVDIGTERTYTKLESGEFRVTRKHTTYDDKGMPTEVNDLGDVSDPADDLCTRTSYVRNTQKWLFSLPSQEETVSVACSEEAGFPGDAVSGVRYSYDGQAFGTAPSRGNVTTVAELTDDGGKSYVTATTRAYDAHGRVTEERDALDRATTTSYTPAADGPLTKTVVTNAKGHETTTTYEPAWGKPTKVVDANYNTTEVAYDALGRTVEVWKPNRVRPEGGNARYSYKISRDEPSVITTDTLGPNGIYVTSKQLYDGLLRVRQVQQPAFGGGRLLTDTRYDSAGRAYYQTKPYFNDAPVDDTLWSASDAEVPGLTTVEYDGAGRPVAEIFKGGGIEKWRTITSYGGDRVHVTPPDGGTPTTAISDARGRMTELRQYHGDTPEGEFDSTIYRYDPAGNLTGITDPGGNAWEFDYDLRGRQVRMDDPDKGVTTKTFDAAGQMVETTDARGETLAIDYDVLGRKTAVHEGSLDGPKRAEWAYDTAEWGIGRLASSTRYVDGEAYVRKTSIYDPLYQPLKTQIVIPESEEGLGGTYTTTAAYNPDGSLGGIGYAEAGDLSAEPYSLVHDDLGFLRTSHGGLSGQGTTEYVTDTQYTRYGELQRTQLGEQGQRVWLSRYYHEHTRRLARTIVDAELPKPMQSDTRYSYDPAGNVTSIADVPLDGLADVQCFRYDHLRRLVEAWTPTGDCTLDPAVEALGGPAPYWHSFAYDEVGNRMSQVEHTSDGDTVHEYAYPDGGHALESVTSQFPSGSTTLEQFAYDESGNTVRRMSVDGEQTLEWDAEGNLVKSTKDGVVTEFLYDADGQRLVRRDPDGATLYLEGQELRWDRESGETTTTRYYSFGDSTVAMRTEAGVTWLLGDHQGTSQFAVDAQSMQVTRRWQLPFGGRRGPEVEFPGEKGFVGGTIDDSAGFVTLGARQYAPEL, encoded by the coding sequence ATGGCTGCCGGCCTGCTGGCCGCGGTGGAGTCGCCTCCCGGCGCGCAGGCCGCGGGAGGGCCTTCGGTTCCACTGCCGTCGACCCCGTCGGTACCCGTCTCCCCGCTGTCGATGCAGCAGCGAGGGCAGGACGAAGTTCGCAGAGACGCTCTCCACGGTGATCAACCGGATGGCGGATCCGGTGGGGACCTGGCGGGTGGTGGCACCTTCACCGAGACGTCACTGACGCCGTCGGCGACCTGGGCGGTCTCGGCGCAGACCGGCACGTTCACGTGGAGTTATCCGATGCGCGTGCCGCCCGCACCCGGTGGGTTGGCGCCGGAGGTGTCGCTGTCGTACTCGTCGGCGGCGGTCGACGGGTTGACGAGTGCCACGAACACCCAGGCCGGCTGGGCGGGTGACGGCTGGGCGATGTGGCCGGGGTTCGTCGAGCGCGCCTACACCAGTTGCGCCACCGATCTTCCGGGGGAGCCCGAGGACAATCCGGCGGATCTCTGCTGGGACAGCGACAACGCGACCGTCTCCATCAACGGCACGGCCACCCGGTTGGTCAAGGACAGCGACACCGGTGAGTGGCGGCCGGAACACGACGACGGCTCACGGGTTCAGCGGCTGACCGGTACGGACAACGCTGACAACAACGGCGAGTACTGGAAGATCACCACGGTCGACGGCACCCAGTACTTCTACGGGTCCCGCTCCGGCGCCGACTCCACCTGGACGGTGCCCGTGTTCGGTGACGACTCGGGCGAACCCTGCCACGCCGCGGAGTTCAAAGACTCCTTTTGCGACCAGGCTTACCGGTGGAACCTCGACAAGGTCGTGGACACGAACGGCAACGTGATCCACTACGAGTACGAGACCGCCACGAACAAGTACGGACGCAACGAGAACGAAGAACCCACCGAGTACGTCCGGGACGGCTGGCTGGAGCGCATCGACTACGGCCTGCGCGAGGGCGAGAACACGTCCCCGACAGGGCGAGTCGTCTTCACCGTGGCGGATCGGTGTGTGCCGGGATCGACGTGTACGCGGGAGAAGGAGGAGAACTGGCCGGACGTGCCGTGGCACCTCGAGTGCGACGGCACCACGTGTGAGGACTACCAGCAGGCTCCGACGTTCTGGTCGACGAAACGGCTCGCCAAGATCACCACGCAGGTACGTGACGGCGACGGCTACCGTGCGGTGGACTCGTGGACACTGCGGCACGAGTTCCCCGATCCGGGCGACGGTGAGAAACCCACGCTCTGGTTGGCGGCGGTCCGCCACACCGGGCACGTCGGTGACGACGACATCCAACTCCCCGAGGTGACGTTCGAGGGCGTCGCCAAGCCGAACCGGGTTCACGGGATCGACGGCCACGCCGCGTTGATCCGGTACCGGATGAACGCGATCGTCTCGGAGGCCGGTGGTGTCATCTCGATCGACTATGCGGAGCCGGACTGCACCGCGGAGTCGAAGCCGGCCAAACCGGAGACGAATACCCGGCGCTGCTTCCCGGTGACCTGGTCGGCGCCCTATTCGGCGGAACGAACCGACTACTTCCACAAGTACGTCGTCGCATCGGTGAGCAGCCACGACCGTATCGCCAGTTCGGTGCCACAGGTGGTCCGCTATGAGTATCTCGACGGCGCGGCCTGGCACTACACCACGTCCGAGCTGGTGGATGAGGAGGACAAGACCTGGAACGAGTTCCGCGGGTTCGAACGGGTTCGTATCCGCCAGGGCAGTGGCGACGACGGACCGGTGACACTGACCGAGGAACGGTACTTCCGCGGCATGGACGGTGACGAGATCCCCGGCGGGTCCCGGTCCGTGACGGTCGAGGACTCGGAAGGCGGGAAGCACACCGACCACGACTGGCTCGCGGGATCGCTGCTCGAATCGACCACTTACTCCCGAGACGGTGGCGAGCCGATCACCAAGGTGATCACCGAACCGACGTGGCAGGGGCCGACGGCCACCCGAGGCATGCTGAAGGCCTACCTCGTCGACATCGGAACCGAACGCACCTACACGAAGCTCGAGTCAGGCGAGTTCCGTGTCACGCGCAAGCACACCACCTACGACGACAAGGGCATGCCCACCGAGGTCAACGACCTCGGAGACGTCTCCGATCCGGCCGACGACCTGTGTACCCGCACCAGCTACGTGCGCAACACGCAGAAGTGGCTGTTCTCCCTGCCCTCGCAGGAGGAGACGGTGTCCGTCGCCTGCTCGGAGGAGGCCGGTTTCCCCGGTGACGCGGTGAGCGGTGTTCGCTACTCCTACGACGGCCAGGCTTTCGGTACCGCGCCGAGCCGGGGCAACGTGACCACGGTCGCCGAGCTCACCGATGACGGAGGCAAGTCCTACGTCACCGCAACCACCCGCGCCTACGACGCGCACGGCCGGGTGACCGAGGAGCGTGACGCTCTCGACCGGGCGACCACCACGAGCTACACCCCCGCCGCCGACGGCCCTCTCACGAAGACCGTGGTGACCAACGCCAAGGGGCACGAGACCACCACCACATACGAACCGGCGTGGGGCAAGCCGACGAAGGTGGTCGACGCGAACTACAACACGACCGAGGTCGCCTACGACGCGCTGGGGCGCACCGTGGAGGTGTGGAAGCCCAACCGGGTCCGTCCCGAGGGCGGCAACGCCCGTTACTCGTACAAGATCTCACGAGACGAACCTTCGGTCATCACCACGGACACGCTGGGCCCGAACGGCATATACGTCACCAGCAAACAGCTTTACGACGGCTTGCTGCGCGTGCGGCAGGTGCAGCAGCCCGCGTTCGGCGGTGGGCGCCTGCTCACCGACACCCGTTACGACTCCGCCGGCCGTGCCTACTACCAGACGAAGCCGTACTTCAACGACGCGCCCGTGGACGACACGCTGTGGTCCGCCTCGGACGCGGAGGTTCCCGGCCTGACCACCGTCGAGTACGACGGCGCGGGCAGACCGGTGGCTGAGATCTTCAAGGGCGGCGGGATCGAGAAGTGGCGCACCATCACGTCGTACGGCGGTGACCGCGTCCACGTCACTCCACCCGACGGTGGGACGCCGACGACAGCGATCAGCGACGCGCGTGGCCGCATGACCGAGCTGCGGCAGTACCACGGCGACACGCCGGAAGGTGAGTTCGACAGCACCATCTACCGCTACGACCCGGCCGGGAACCTCACCGGGATCACGGACCCGGGCGGCAACGCGTGGGAGTTCGACTACGACCTGCGTGGGCGTCAGGTCCGGATGGACGACCCCGACAAGGGGGTCACCACGAAGACCTTCGACGCCGCGGGGCAGATGGTCGAGACGACCGACGCGCGGGGCGAGACCCTCGCCATCGACTACGACGTCCTCGGCCGTAAGACGGCGGTGCACGAAGGCTCGCTCGACGGTCCGAAGCGTGCCGAATGGGCCTACGACACCGCGGAGTGGGGCATCGGCCGCCTCGCGTCGTCGACGCGGTACGTCGACGGCGAGGCGTACGTGCGCAAAACCTCGATCTACGACCCCCTGTATCAGCCGCTCAAGACCCAGATCGTGATCCCGGAATCCGAGGAAGGTCTCGGCGGCACGTACACCACCACGGCGGCTTACAACCCGGACGGCAGTCTGGGTGGTATCGGTTATGCCGAGGCCGGCGATCTGTCGGCGGAGCCGTACAGCCTGGTCCATGACGATCTCGGCTTCCTGAGAACGAGCCACGGCGGTCTCAGTGGGCAGGGAACCACGGAATACGTCACGGACACGCAGTACACCCGCTATGGCGAGCTTCAGCGGACGCAGTTGGGTGAGCAGGGGCAGCGGGTGTGGTTGTCGCGGTACTACCACGAGCACACGCGACGGCTGGCGCGCACGATCGTGGATGCCGAGTTGCCGAAGCCGATGCAGTCGGACACGCGTTACTCGTACGACCCGGCGGGCAACGTCACCTCGATCGCGGACGTGCCGCTGGACGGGCTCGCCGATGTGCAGTGTTTCCGGTACGACCACCTGCGAAGGCTGGTGGAGGCGTGGACGCCGACGGGTGACTGCACGCTCGATCCGGCGGTGGAGGCGCTGGGTGGGCCCGCGCCGTACTGGCATTCCTTCGCCTACGACGAGGTGGGCAACCGGATGTCGCAGGTGGAGCACACCTCCGACGGCGACACGGTGCACGAGTACGCCTACCCCGACGGCGGGCATGCCTTGGAGTCGGTGACCAGCCAGTTCCCGAGCGGCAGCACCACGCTGGAGCAGTTCGCCTACGACGAGTCCGGTAACACGGTGCGGCGGATGTCGGTCGACGGCGAGCAGACGTTGGAGTGGGACGCCGAGGGCAATCTCGTGAAGTCCACGAAGGACGGGGTGGTCACCGAGTTCCTGTATGACGCGGACGGCCAGCGGTTGGTGCGGCGTGATCCCGATGGGGCGACGCTGTACTTGGAGGGCCAGGAGCTGCGGTGGGACCGGGAGAGTGGTGAGACCACGACTACTCGGTACTACAGCTTTGGTGATTCCACGGTTGCGATGCGTACCGAGGCCGGGGTGACGTGGTTGCTGGGTGATCACCAGGGCACCTCGCAGTTTGCGGTGGACGCGCAGTCGATGCAGGTGACGCGGCGTTGGCAGCTGCCGTTCGGTGGTCGGCGTGGTCCGGAGGTGGAGTTCCCAGGGGAGAAGGGGTTCGTCGGCGGGACGATCGACGACTCGGCCGGCTTCGTGACGCTGGGGGCGCGGCAGTACGCCCCGGAGCTG